One segment of Nostoc flagelliforme CCNUN1 DNA contains the following:
- the glmM gene encoding phosphoglucosamine mutase yields the protein MVSSITRTPGISGGSAPEVDALSKGIESSFALNLIPLPANPLFGTDGIRGQVGELLSAPLALQVGFWTGIVLRNHATQVGPVILGQDSRNSSDMLAMALSAGLTAAGLEVWYLGLCPTPCIAYLTSISDAIGGVMISASHNPPEDNGIKIFGANGGKLPQILQAEIEAGLRGKISPIARVSNCGRHYSRFELVEHYAEALKKPLNGALNLQGMKIVLDLAWGAAVGLAPSVFTEIGAEVICLHNEADGDRINVNCGSTHLDILAATVQEHNADIGFAFDGDADRVLAVDNTGRQVNGDYILYLWGRHLQQNHQLPDNLIVSTVMANLGFEKAWQKIGGNLIRTAVGDQYVQAEMQRTGGMLGGEQSGHILCRHYAVTGDGLLTALHIAALVREAGVPLSQLVDQSFQTYPQLLRNVRVVDRDRRLGWQDCQPVQQAIALAEAAMGDSGRILVRASGTEPVIRVMVEAANAELTNYWTNELVSKVQQHLMD from the coding sequence ATGGTTTCATCTATAACTCGGACACCAGGCATTTCTGGGGGTTCTGCTCCCGAAGTTGATGCATTGAGCAAAGGCATTGAGAGCAGTTTTGCACTGAATTTAATCCCATTACCAGCAAATCCCTTATTTGGTACAGATGGGATTCGCGGACAAGTCGGAGAATTACTAAGTGCGCCGCTAGCATTACAAGTTGGTTTTTGGACGGGGATTGTTTTACGTAACCATGCAACTCAAGTAGGACCAGTCATTCTTGGACAGGACTCTAGAAACTCTAGCGATATGCTGGCAATGGCTTTAAGTGCAGGGTTAACAGCAGCAGGATTAGAGGTCTGGTATTTGGGATTATGTCCCACTCCTTGCATTGCCTATCTCACCAGCATCAGTGATGCCATCGGCGGAGTGATGATTTCTGCCAGCCACAATCCCCCAGAAGACAATGGGATTAAAATTTTTGGTGCCAATGGTGGAAAGTTACCGCAAATATTGCAGGCAGAAATTGAAGCGGGACTGCGTGGCAAGATATCACCGATCGCTAGAGTCAGTAATTGCGGACGGCATTACTCACGTTTTGAGTTAGTGGAACATTATGCCGAGGCGTTGAAAAAACCCTTGAATGGTGCCTTAAATCTTCAGGGAATGAAGATTGTTTTAGACTTGGCGTGGGGAGCAGCAGTAGGATTAGCACCATCAGTATTTACAGAAATCGGAGCAGAGGTGATCTGCTTACATAACGAAGCAGATGGCGATCGCATTAATGTTAACTGCGGTTCCACCCACCTAGATATTCTTGCAGCCACAGTACAAGAACACAACGCCGACATCGGTTTTGCCTTCGATGGCGATGCCGATCGCGTCTTAGCAGTAGACAATACTGGCAGGCAAGTTAACGGCGATTACATTCTCTACTTGTGGGGACGCCACTTACAACAAAATCACCAACTGCCAGACAACCTGATTGTATCTACAGTCATGGCCAACTTAGGCTTTGAGAAAGCTTGGCAAAAAATTGGCGGTAACTTAATTCGTACCGCAGTCGGCGACCAATATGTGCAAGCCGAAATGCAGCGGACTGGGGGAATGCTAGGTGGCGAACAATCAGGTCATATCCTTTGCCGTCACTATGCAGTTACTGGAGATGGCTTGTTAACAGCATTACATATAGCAGCTTTGGTGAGAGAGGCGGGTGTTCCCCTTAGCCAATTAGTAGATCAAAGCTTCCAGACCTATCCACAATTATTGCGGAACGTGCGAGTTGTTGATCGGGATCGCCGTTTAGGATGGCAAGATTGCCAACCTGTGCAACAAGCGATCGCTCTTGCTGAAGCTGCAATGGGTGATTCCGGCAGAATTTTGGTTCGCGCCTCTGGTACAGAACCAGTAATCAGGGTTATGGTGGAAGCTGCCAATGCCGAACTTACCAACTACTGGACAAATGAATTAGTTTCAAAAGTTCAACAACATTTAATGGACTAA
- a CDS encoding ABA4-like family protein has product MTISQLFNIANLFVLPFWALMILLPNWKVTRQVMSSYLPFLLLAGAYVYLFINSITPENAQALSNPQLADIARFFTNETAAATGWIHFLVMDLFVGRWIYWEGQKTGIWTIHSLALCLFAGPMGLLSHILTDWIVKTFFPKFQQSETVTVEEKAAS; this is encoded by the coding sequence ATGACGATTTCCCAACTATTTAACATTGCTAACCTTTTCGTATTGCCTTTTTGGGCATTGATGATTTTATTACCAAATTGGAAAGTTACACGGCAGGTAATGTCATCATATTTGCCTTTTTTGCTGTTAGCTGGGGCGTATGTGTATTTGTTTATCAACAGCATTACGCCAGAGAATGCCCAAGCTTTATCGAATCCCCAATTAGCCGATATTGCTCGATTTTTTACAAATGAAACGGCTGCTGCAACGGGTTGGATTCATTTTTTAGTAATGGATTTATTTGTCGGTCGCTGGATTTATTGGGAAGGGCAAAAAACAGGTATTTGGACAATTCACTCCCTTGCACTGTGTTTGTTTGCTGGCCCTATGGGATTACTGTCTCACATCTTGACTGACTGGATTGTTAAGACATTTTTCCCTAAATTTCAGCAGAGTGAAACGGTGACGGTAGAAGAAAAAGCTGCATCATAA
- a CDS encoding acetyltransferase, translated as MLLQVKDSGELVKIVEIQELIDPNNDVVHAKDQEGQEEQQPESFKKENLVFPSGEVLPRCWLDADYRHDNAK; from the coding sequence ATGCTTTTACAAGTCAAAGATAGTGGCGAATTGGTAAAGATTGTTGAGATTCAGGAATTAATTGACCCGAACAATGATGTTGTTCACGCAAAAGACCAAGAAGGTCAAGAAGAACAGCAACCTGAAAGTTTTAAAAAAGAAAATCTCGTTTTTCCTTCAGGTGAAGTTTTACCACGCTGTTGGTTAGATGCCGACTATAGGCACGACAACGCTAAATGA
- the hpsN gene encoding hormogonium polysaccharide biosynthesis glycosyltransferase HpsN, with the protein MDKWPLITVVIPTYGREEALRDSIVDVLKQDYPNFEVLVVDQTPKHQPEIQAYLEEMAGAGKIKWLRLDWASLPGARNYAVRRSSGEIILFIDDDVQLTPELLAAHAKNYLQNPEVGAVAGRVFDRMKLGDSGGDLQIEYLPPQAMDPGIAWYHIDLVHTIKPQQVLTARGCNMSFRREIFTKYGLRFDERFRGSAVREESDFCLRVRQTGYKIWYDPEAHLVHLGEETGGCHDISMRSLKYQLTFYHNHFLLGLKNLTATQALRLYARLFDCHVLGRPPCHKSGSPIKIATRAIFYILGFFKALGTVIQSLWNDGQIYSRLDEQV; encoded by the coding sequence ATGGATAAATGGCCATTAATTACTGTGGTTATCCCGACCTATGGTCGAGAGGAAGCCCTACGGGATAGCATTGTAGATGTCTTGAAACAAGACTATCCAAATTTTGAAGTTTTAGTAGTAGACCAAACCCCAAAACACCAACCAGAAATTCAAGCCTATCTAGAAGAGATGGCGGGGGCAGGTAAAATTAAGTGGTTGCGCTTAGATTGGGCAAGTTTACCAGGGGCACGGAATTATGCTGTGCGGCGGTCATCTGGTGAAATAATATTATTTATTGATGATGATGTTCAGCTCACCCCAGAATTGTTAGCAGCCCATGCGAAAAATTATTTGCAAAATCCAGAAGTGGGGGCTGTAGCCGGACGGGTATTTGACAGAATGAAATTGGGTGATTCTGGAGGAGATTTACAGATTGAATATCTACCTCCCCAAGCTATGGACCCAGGAATTGCTTGGTATCATATTGATTTGGTACATACTATCAAACCTCAGCAAGTACTGACAGCAAGGGGTTGCAATATGTCATTTCGCCGCGAAATCTTTACTAAGTATGGGCTAAGGTTTGATGAGAGGTTTCGCGGTAGTGCAGTGCGCGAAGAGTCAGATTTTTGTTTGCGGGTGCGACAGACGGGGTATAAAATTTGGTATGACCCAGAAGCCCATTTGGTGCATTTAGGCGAAGAAACAGGGGGTTGTCATGATATTAGTATGCGATCGCTAAAATATCAACTCACCTTTTATCACAACCATTTTTTACTAGGGCTGAAAAACCTTACTGCTACTCAAGCTTTACGCTTATACGCCCGTTTATTTGACTGTCACGTTCTGGGACGCCCACCTTGTCACAAAAGCGGTTCCCCCATCAAAATTGCCACTCGCGCTATTTTCTACATTTTGGGTTTTTTCAAAGCCTTGGGTACTGTCATTCAATCACTATGGAACGATGGTCAAATTTACAGCCGATTGGATGAACAAGTTTAG
- a CDS encoding glycosyltransferase family 4 protein, translated as MAWQPVWGRYQAIHSFNKILYTNKPWFLTFEDHRVLYRNPQNQGEAVIYELLNNRLALDNCQKIIAISDYAKLRLIKRIQGWKIEQKVSKKLDVIHPNFPVRVNQSKLYQQQQNLQLVFIGNHIARKGGIVALRLAKKAEKLGLPITLHIISELGYGSGVPTDFPDRTKYVEDLKLLNLNNVVFHKNISNEKVIELLSQSHFQLMATLHDTYGYSIIEGFSVATPAITTNVCALPEFIRHGENGYILQLPINEIRHWSNWLHGEKTKTDEYWEILNSTYDYLAEQALQQIIQFLDRSDKREHYEFLSAGALAQAQIVHNSEKQNELFDELYAAAAGV; from the coding sequence ATGGCCTGGCAGCCTGTATGGGGAAGATACCAGGCTATTCATTCTTTCAACAAAATTTTATATACAAACAAACCTTGGTTTCTCACCTTTGAGGATCATCGTGTTTTATATAGAAATCCTCAAAATCAAGGCGAAGCTGTAATTTATGAGTTATTAAATAATCGTTTAGCCCTAGATAATTGCCAGAAAATTATCGCTATTTCTGATTATGCTAAGTTGAGATTAATTAAGCGGATACAAGGTTGGAAAATAGAACAAAAAGTAAGTAAAAAATTAGATGTTATTCATCCAAATTTCCCAGTCAGGGTTAACCAATCAAAGCTTTATCAGCAACAGCAAAATCTCCAGCTTGTATTTATAGGAAATCACATTGCCCGCAAAGGCGGAATTGTTGCTTTAAGACTCGCTAAAAAAGCTGAGAAATTAGGTTTACCTATTACTTTACATATAATTTCAGAACTGGGATATGGTTCAGGAGTGCCAACTGATTTCCCCGATCGCACCAAATATGTAGAAGATTTAAAGTTATTGAATTTAAATAACGTTGTCTTTCATAAAAATATTTCTAATGAGAAGGTTATTGAATTATTATCGCAAAGTCATTTTCAATTAATGGCGACATTGCATGATACTTACGGCTATAGCATCATAGAAGGTTTTTCAGTTGCAACTCCTGCGATTACAACAAATGTATGCGCTTTACCAGAGTTTATTCGTCATGGCGAAAATGGTTATATTTTACAGTTGCCAATTAATGAAATTAGGCACTGGAGTAATTGGCTACATGGAGAAAAAACTAAAACTGATGAATATTGGGAAATTTTAAATAGCACTTATGATTATTTGGCAGAGCAAGCATTGCAACAAATAATTCAATTTCTTGATAGAAGTGATAAGCGAGAACATTACGAATTTTTAAGTGCAGGAGCGTTAGCTCAAGCGCAAATTGTGCATAACTCTGAAAAGCAAAATGAGTTATTTGATGAACTTTATGCAGCAGCAGCCGGAGTTTGA
- a CDS encoding biliverdin-producing heme oxygenase: protein MSSNLATKLRVGTKKAHTMAENVGFVKCFLRGVVEKNSYRKLVANFYFVYSAMEEEMEKHRQHPILSKINFPQLNRKYTLEQDLSYYFGANWREQIKLSPAGEAYVKRIREISATEPELLIAHSYTRYLGDLSGGQILKNIAVTAMNLSDGQGTAFYEFPEIPDEKAFKAKYRQILDELPLDDATTDRIVDEANAAFGTNMTMFQELEGNLIKAVGVMLYNSLTRRRTRGSTELVTAE, encoded by the coding sequence ATGAGCAGCAATTTAGCAACCAAATTACGTGTAGGCACTAAGAAAGCCCACACAATGGCAGAAAATGTAGGTTTTGTCAAGTGCTTTTTAAGAGGAGTAGTCGAGAAAAACTCTTACCGGAAACTTGTTGCTAATTTCTACTTCGTCTACTCAGCGATGGAAGAGGAAATGGAAAAGCATCGCCAGCACCCAATTCTCTCTAAAATTAACTTTCCGCAGCTAAACCGCAAGTATACCTTAGAGCAAGACCTGAGTTATTACTTTGGTGCTAACTGGAGAGAGCAAATCAAGCTATCTCCCGCAGGTGAAGCTTACGTAAAGCGCATCCGAGAAATATCTGCCACAGAACCGGAACTGTTAATCGCTCATTCATATACTCGTTACTTGGGTGACTTATCCGGGGGACAAATTCTCAAAAATATTGCTGTAACGGCGATGAATTTGTCTGATGGGCAAGGAACAGCCTTTTATGAGTTTCCAGAGATTCCTGATGAGAAGGCATTCAAAGCCAAATATCGTCAAATTTTGGATGAATTACCCCTTGATGATGCTACAACCGATCGCATCGTTGATGAAGCTAACGCCGCCTTTGGCACGAACATGACGATGTTCCAAGAATTGGAAGGCAATTTGATCAAGGCGGTTGGTGTAATGCTTTACAATAGCCTCACACGGCGTCGTACACGCGGCAGTACTGAACTCGTCACTGCTGAGTAA
- the cobW gene encoding cobalamin biosynthesis protein CobW produces the protein MATKIPVTVITGFLGSGKTSLIRHLLQNNQGRRIAVLVNEFGELGIDGELLKSCQVCPEDGKGDTNIFELTNGCLCCTVQEEFYPTMQELIKRRDSIDCILIETSGLALPKPLIKAFRWQEIRNAATVDAVITVVDCAAVAAGTFASDPEAIAAQRQADDSLEHETPLQELFEDQLACADLVVLNKIDLVDAETKARVEELIKQELPRVVKIVESDCSQLDASILLGFQAAVEDNLDSRPSHHDTEEDHNHDEEITSANLILDRTFDPEKLQQQLEKLAQEQEIYRIKGFVAVPNKSMRLVMQGVGTRFDKFYDRPWKPEEARQTRLVFIGRDLKSSEIESQLVAL, from the coding sequence ATGGCTACGAAAATTCCTGTCACAGTAATCACAGGCTTCTTAGGTAGTGGAAAAACCAGCCTAATTCGCCACCTGCTACAAAACAACCAAGGACGCCGCATTGCTGTTTTAGTCAATGAATTTGGCGAACTCGGTATTGATGGCGAATTGTTAAAATCTTGTCAAGTTTGCCCGGAAGATGGTAAGGGCGACACTAATATCTTTGAATTAACCAATGGCTGCTTATGCTGCACCGTGCAGGAAGAGTTTTACCCGACGATGCAAGAGTTAATCAAGCGGCGAGATAGCATCGACTGCATTTTGATTGAAACCTCTGGTTTAGCCTTGCCAAAACCACTAATAAAGGCTTTTCGCTGGCAAGAAATTCGCAATGCCGCCACTGTGGATGCTGTGATTACCGTGGTAGATTGCGCGGCGGTAGCAGCAGGGACATTTGCTAGTGATCCAGAGGCGATCGCAGCCCAGCGCCAAGCAGATGATAGTCTAGAACACGAAACACCTTTGCAAGAACTGTTTGAAGACCAACTTGCTTGTGCAGACTTAGTGGTGTTAAATAAAATTGACTTGGTAGATGCCGAGACAAAAGCGAGAGTTGAGGAATTGATTAAGCAAGAATTGCCCAGAGTGGTGAAGATTGTCGAGAGCGATTGTTCTCAACTAGACGCATCTATATTATTAGGATTCCAAGCCGCAGTGGAAGACAATTTAGATTCCCGTCCCAGTCATCACGATACAGAAGAAGACCACAATCACGACGAGGAAATTACCTCAGCTAATTTAATTTTGGATCGTACATTTGACCCAGAAAAGCTGCAACAGCAGTTGGAAAAATTAGCACAAGAACAAGAAATTTACCGAATTAAAGGTTTTGTGGCAGTGCCAAATAAATCCATGCGTTTAGTGATGCAAGGCGTGGGAACCCGATTTGATAAATTTTATGATCGCCCCTGGAAACCCGAAGAGGCCAGGCAAACCCGTTTAGTTTTTATCGGACGTGATTTGAAGTCTTCAGAAATCGAATCACAACTTGTAGCTTTATGA
- the hpsO gene encoding hormogonium polysaccharide biosynthesis glycosyltransferase HpsO, whose product MKILVASHTYIVDLNCEKLRALSQLEPGIEVTVVVPKRWKPGGVQNRIIETEYRDEGRFRIVPVSNFSQNHQGLLTFGADLISFLKEFRPQIIQVEQGSRGLAYTQMIVLNQLLGLKAKNVFFTWWNLPYHLKLPVALLEKYNLNHSHGIISGNQDGAEVLRQRGYKGAIKVMPQLGVDESLFTPKAQPDLAAKLDIKKEDFVVGFVGRFVQEKGLLTLLQALIILKDKPWKLLLLGRGELQSQLIKIAAENNIEKRLILVESVPHNKVANYINLMSTLVLPSETTYKFKTLTSVGWKEQFGHVLIEAMACQVPVIGSDSGEIPYVIGDAGLVFPEGDAQALANCLVQLMDKPGFAHTLGEMGYQKAIIKYTNKALAKQQLEFYQDLVISD is encoded by the coding sequence ATGAAAATCTTAGTTGCTAGCCACACTTATATCGTAGACCTCAATTGTGAAAAACTACGTGCTTTATCCCAACTAGAACCGGGAATTGAAGTAACAGTTGTAGTCCCAAAGCGCTGGAAACCCGGTGGCGTACAAAATAGAATTATTGAAACTGAATACCGTGATGAAGGCAGATTTAGAATAGTTCCCGTTTCTAATTTCAGTCAAAATCATCAGGGACTCCTTACCTTTGGGGCTGATTTGATATCTTTTTTAAAAGAATTTCGTCCTCAAATCATCCAAGTTGAACAAGGGTCTAGGGGGCTAGCTTATACTCAGATGATTGTCTTAAATCAGCTATTAGGACTCAAGGCAAAAAATGTATTTTTTACTTGGTGGAATTTACCATATCATCTGAAATTACCAGTTGCTTTATTAGAAAAATATAACCTCAATCACAGCCACGGCATTATTTCTGGCAATCAAGATGGAGCAGAAGTTTTGCGGCAACGGGGATATAAAGGGGCAATTAAAGTTATGCCGCAACTGGGTGTAGATGAAAGTTTATTTACTCCCAAAGCTCAACCAGACTTAGCAGCTAAGTTAGATATTAAAAAAGAAGATTTTGTTGTAGGTTTTGTTGGGCGATTTGTGCAAGAAAAGGGTTTGTTAACGCTTTTGCAAGCTTTAATCATTTTGAAAGATAAACCTTGGAAATTACTTCTACTGGGACGAGGAGAGTTGCAAAGTCAATTAATCAAAATCGCGGCAGAAAATAATATTGAAAAACGATTAATTTTGGTAGAAAGTGTTCCCCATAACAAAGTTGCAAACTATATTAATTTAATGAGTACTTTAGTACTGCCTTCAGAAACAACTTATAAGTTTAAAACCTTAACTTCTGTTGGCTGGAAAGAGCAATTTGGTCATGTGCTAATTGAGGCGATGGCTTGCCAAGTTCCTGTGATTGGTTCTGATTCTGGTGAAATCCCCTATGTAATTGGCGATGCTGGTTTAGTATTTCCTGAAGGGGATGCTCAAGCCCTTGCTAATTGCTTAGTTCAATTAATGGATAAACCAGGTTTTGCTCATACTCTGGGTGAAATGGGTTATCAAAAAGCAATAATTAAATATACAAATAAAGCTTTGGCTAAACAGCAATTAGAGTTTTATCAAGATTTAGTCATTAGTGATTAG
- the hpsL gene encoding hormogonium polysaccharide biosynthesis protein HpsL: protein MPKIKSKSRLSKNKNSKKQAKKETSTLNLKEQLAQKRKAAQARKELTSLLTTATFGGVFVGIVLFFVAGIKAAIPGVLGIIIISLSYKYPRQALYAFIIYVPIGGTITYYLGNSPILQLAKDAFYVPALIGLWQTCRKQGLPLIIPQGIKTPLYIVLGCSLLTLLFINGGQQFNPPSVGLLEKAPQEIPLGMGILGLKVFLGYVPLLGCAYYLIRDKRDFLFLSRLQIVLILICCVLGFIQYLLLLTGVCQGTRGLEGNALFVTSLEARCYFGGALLYSPEEGVIRLPGTFVAPWQWAWFLISSTFFTFATGFTDPSPIWRLIGLGSLVTVFINAVISGQRIALALVPICFGILLLLTGQIGNLKRFIPIGIGLALVLGIAMVTNPDVVQQRTESFTGRWEASPPQDFIVQQFEENWKNVDGPLGSGLGRATNSARVMGQTKLVETYYPKVLFEVGIIGVLAFLALVTSLTIIGFKTYRSIKNRNFRSYGAALWVFILFISYNTYYYPLDVDPVAVYYWFFAGVLFKLPELEKQDIEDANPQQKNKKKRLKTI, encoded by the coding sequence ATGCCGAAAATAAAGTCAAAATCCCGGCTATCTAAAAACAAAAACTCGAAAAAGCAGGCTAAAAAGGAAACTTCTACCCTTAACCTCAAAGAACAGTTAGCCCAAAAGCGCAAAGCAGCCCAAGCACGTAAAGAACTCACTAGCTTACTTACCACCGCCACCTTTGGCGGTGTCTTCGTTGGCATTGTGCTTTTTTTTGTAGCTGGAATTAAAGCAGCAATCCCTGGTGTCTTGGGGATAATCATTATATCCCTTTCTTACAAATACCCCCGCCAAGCGCTATATGCCTTCATCATTTATGTACCTATTGGGGGTACTATCACCTACTACTTGGGCAATAGTCCCATACTCCAATTAGCTAAAGATGCCTTTTATGTTCCAGCCCTAATTGGACTTTGGCAGACTTGTCGTAAACAGGGGCTACCCCTAATTATTCCCCAAGGCATTAAAACCCCACTTTATATTGTCTTGGGTTGTAGTCTGCTAACGCTGTTGTTTATCAATGGTGGACAGCAGTTTAACCCGCCTAGTGTAGGACTATTGGAAAAAGCACCCCAAGAAATACCATTAGGTATGGGCATTCTGGGACTGAAAGTATTTTTAGGCTATGTCCCCCTACTTGGTTGTGCCTACTATCTAATTCGAGATAAGCGGGATTTTCTATTTTTATCGCGCCTCCAGATTGTCCTAATACTGATTTGCTGTGTGCTGGGATTTATTCAATACCTGTTACTACTAACTGGTGTATGTCAAGGCACTAGAGGTCTTGAAGGAAATGCCCTATTTGTCACATCATTAGAAGCCCGTTGTTATTTTGGTGGAGCGCTCTTATATAGTCCCGAAGAAGGAGTCATTCGCCTACCAGGCACATTTGTAGCTCCTTGGCAATGGGCATGGTTCTTAATTTCCAGCACCTTTTTTACCTTTGCCACCGGTTTCACCGACCCCTCCCCAATATGGCGACTCATCGGTTTAGGTTCTTTAGTAACAGTCTTTATCAATGCTGTAATCTCTGGACAAAGAATCGCCTTAGCTTTAGTACCAATCTGCTTCGGGATTTTGCTATTGCTCACAGGTCAAATTGGCAACCTTAAACGATTTATCCCCATAGGGATAGGACTTGCCCTAGTTCTGGGAATAGCAATGGTGACTAACCCTGATGTAGTGCAACAAAGAACTGAGAGTTTTACAGGTCGATGGGAGGCTTCACCACCTCAAGATTTTATCGTCCAGCAATTTGAAGAGAATTGGAAAAACGTAGACGGGCCATTAGGAAGTGGTTTAGGACGAGCAACTAACTCTGCCCGCGTAATGGGTCAAACTAAGCTAGTGGAAACCTACTATCCCAAAGTACTTTTTGAAGTTGGAATTATTGGAGTGCTAGCTTTTCTGGCTTTGGTAACAAGTTTAACAATTATTGGCTTTAAAACCTATCGCTCCATAAAGAACCGTAATTTCCGCAGTTACGGAGCAGCTTTGTGGGTGTTTATATTGTTTATTAGCTACAACACCTACTACTATCCTCTGGATGTTGATCCGGTTGCTGTCTATTATTGGTTTTTTGCGGGAGTTCTTTTTAAATTGCCAGAACTGGAGAAACAAGATATAGAAGATGCCAACCCTCAGCAAAAAAACAAGAAAAAACGTCTAAAAACAATTTAA
- a CDS encoding DUF3181 family protein, which produces MAKTNTTELLEALAAEIGENVYIDVAKWHLYLSNAKLHTVVAEQLYPLITSNAVNEDRVLQVLGSIPVKIGGGKREIPLIDLLPLQCQVALLDILEKYQRDL; this is translated from the coding sequence ATGGCTAAGACTAACACCACAGAACTACTAGAAGCCCTAGCAGCTGAAATTGGCGAAAACGTCTACATAGATGTTGCCAAATGGCATCTTTATTTATCTAATGCCAAACTGCATACAGTTGTTGCCGAGCAACTGTATCCCTTAATTACTTCTAACGCTGTCAATGAAGACCGAGTTTTACAAGTCTTAGGGTCGATTCCAGTAAAAATTGGCGGCGGGAAACGTGAAATTCCCTTAATCGATTTACTACCCCTGCAATGCCAAGTGGCTTTATTAGATATTTTGGAAAAATATCAACGTGATCTCTAA
- a CDS encoding glycosyltransferase family A protein, with amino-acid sequence MLVFIIPLKSAKVSNSWERVTQLFERCIKSVCNQTSPNFRVIVVCHEKPKIEFTHPHITYVTVDFSPPNETNPVAKGDTDKGRKILKGLVYARQFSPTHTMTVDADDCVSKNLAKYIQQHPDSNGWFINKGYKYQEGSNYIYIKRNNFYKMCGSCNIIRYDLNYLPETAEYNRGYGYYRYYIDHAKVRDILNNKAKAIKSLPFPGAVYILDTGENLFDNSKRLRFSIFNRKLLNQSVKDEFGLYDLQKSREICQL; translated from the coding sequence ATGCTTGTTTTTATTATCCCACTTAAAAGTGCTAAAGTTTCCAATTCCTGGGAACGTGTAACACAATTATTTGAAAGATGCATTAAATCAGTTTGTAATCAAACCTCACCTAACTTTCGCGTTATTGTTGTTTGTCACGAAAAGCCAAAAATAGAATTCACTCATCCTCACATCACATACGTTACAGTTGATTTTTCTCCTCCAAATGAAACAAACCCCGTAGCTAAAGGAGATACAGATAAAGGGCGTAAAATCTTAAAAGGATTGGTTTATGCTCGTCAATTTTCTCCCACTCATACTATGACAGTTGATGCTGACGATTGTGTTAGTAAAAATTTAGCTAAATATATTCAACAACATCCAGATTCTAATGGATGGTTTATCAATAAAGGTTATAAATATCAGGAAGGTAGTAATTACATATATATTAAAAGAAACAATTTTTATAAAATGTGTGGCAGTTGCAACATTATCCGATATGATTTGAATTATTTGCCCGAAACCGCAGAATATAATCGTGGCTATGGATACTATAGATATTATATTGACCACGCCAAAGTCAGAGATATTTTAAATAACAAAGCAAAAGCCATCAAATCATTACCATTTCCAGGTGCAGTTTATATTTTGGATACAGGAGAAAATCTTTTTGATAATTCAAAAAGATTAAGATTTAGCATTTTTAACCGCAAATTATTAAATCAATCAGTTAAAGATGAATTTGGGTTGTACGACTTACAGAAATCCAGAGAAATTTGTCAACTATAA